Proteins found in one Labeo rohita strain BAU-BD-2019 chromosome 11, IGBB_LRoh.1.0, whole genome shotgun sequence genomic segment:
- the pnp4a gene encoding purine nucleoside phosphorylase 4a isoform X2: MHSKDQICHEDYQRTADWLLSQTQHRPKVAIICGSGLGMLADALKCQDSFKYSDIPGFPQSTVKGHAGRLVFGELKGKTCVCMQGRFHMYEGHSLSKVTFPVRVFKLLGVETLIVTNAAGSLADSYSCGDIMIIRDHINFPGLAGLNPLNGPNDDKFGPRFPPMSGVYDKSLRKMAFDICKSMGVSQYIQEGVYCMVGGPNFESIAEARLLHKLGVDAVGMSTAPEVLVASHCGMRVFGLSLITNKVVKSYEDNESVNHEAVLEVSKMRSETLQALVTELISRMDINNNTA; this comes from the exons ATGCACAGCAAAGATCAAATCtg CCATGAGGACTATCAGAGGACTGCAGACTGGCTGCTGTCCCAGACACAACACAGACCTAAAGTAGCCATCATCTGCGGTTCTGGATTGGGAATGCTGGCGGATGCGCTCAAATGCCAAGACTCGTTCAAATACTCTGACATCCCTGGCTTTCCTCAGAGCACAG TGAAGGGTCATGCTGGAAGGCTGGTTTTTGGGGAGCTCAAAGGGAAGACCTGTGTGTGCATGCAGGGCCGATTCCACATGTATGAGGGACACTCACTAAGCAAG GTCACTTTTCCAGTAAGAGTATTCAAACTCCTGGGTGTCGAAACCTTGATTGTCACTAATGCTGCAGGGTCATTAGCGGACAGTTATAGCTGTGGTGATATTATGATCATACGTGACCACATTAACTTCCCTGGGCTTGCTGGACTGAACCCTCTCAATGGCCCTAATGATGATAA GTTTGGTCCTCGATTTCCACCCATGTCTGGGGTCTATGACAAAAGCCTGCGGAAGATGGCGTTCGACATCTGTAAGAGCATGGGTGTCTCCCAGTATATCCAAGAGGGTGTCTACTGCATGGTGGGAGGACCCAACTTTGAGAGCATAGCTGAGGCCCGCCTTCTGCACAAACTGGGAGTGGATGCAGTTG GAATGAGTACTGCACCGGAAGTGCTGGTTGCCAGTCATTGTGGCATGAGAGTCTTTGGTCTCTCGCTTATCACTAACAAAGTGGTGAAAAGCTATGAGGACAATGAGTCTGTCAATCATGAAGCCGTGCTGGAAGTGAGCAAAATGCGTTCAGAGACGCTGCAGGCGCTCGTCACGGAGCTCATCAGCCGCATGGACATCAACAACAACACGGCATGA
- the pnp4a gene encoding purine nucleoside phosphorylase 4a isoform X1 yields the protein MERAALSFTHCSNPGSLFTLQLASRQHKSNMHSKDQICHEDYQRTADWLLSQTQHRPKVAIICGSGLGMLADALKCQDSFKYSDIPGFPQSTVKGHAGRLVFGELKGKTCVCMQGRFHMYEGHSLSKVTFPVRVFKLLGVETLIVTNAAGSLADSYSCGDIMIIRDHINFPGLAGLNPLNGPNDDKFGPRFPPMSGVYDKSLRKMAFDICKSMGVSQYIQEGVYCMVGGPNFESIAEARLLHKLGVDAVGMSTAPEVLVASHCGMRVFGLSLITNKVVKSYEDNESVNHEAVLEVSKMRSETLQALVTELISRMDINNNTA from the exons ATGGAGAGAGCTGCTCTCTCATTCACACACTGCTCAAATCCAGGATCACTCTTCACTTTACAACTTGCTTCAAGACAACACAAGTCCAACATGCACAGCAAAGATCAAATCtg CCATGAGGACTATCAGAGGACTGCAGACTGGCTGCTGTCCCAGACACAACACAGACCTAAAGTAGCCATCATCTGCGGTTCTGGATTGGGAATGCTGGCGGATGCGCTCAAATGCCAAGACTCGTTCAAATACTCTGACATCCCTGGCTTTCCTCAGAGCACAG TGAAGGGTCATGCTGGAAGGCTGGTTTTTGGGGAGCTCAAAGGGAAGACCTGTGTGTGCATGCAGGGCCGATTCCACATGTATGAGGGACACTCACTAAGCAAG GTCACTTTTCCAGTAAGAGTATTCAAACTCCTGGGTGTCGAAACCTTGATTGTCACTAATGCTGCAGGGTCATTAGCGGACAGTTATAGCTGTGGTGATATTATGATCATACGTGACCACATTAACTTCCCTGGGCTTGCTGGACTGAACCCTCTCAATGGCCCTAATGATGATAA GTTTGGTCCTCGATTTCCACCCATGTCTGGGGTCTATGACAAAAGCCTGCGGAAGATGGCGTTCGACATCTGTAAGAGCATGGGTGTCTCCCAGTATATCCAAGAGGGTGTCTACTGCATGGTGGGAGGACCCAACTTTGAGAGCATAGCTGAGGCCCGCCTTCTGCACAAACTGGGAGTGGATGCAGTTG GAATGAGTACTGCACCGGAAGTGCTGGTTGCCAGTCATTGTGGCATGAGAGTCTTTGGTCTCTCGCTTATCACTAACAAAGTGGTGAAAAGCTATGAGGACAATGAGTCTGTCAATCATGAAGCCGTGCTGGAAGTGAGCAAAATGCGTTCAGAGACGCTGCAGGCGCTCGTCACGGAGCTCATCAGCCGCATGGACATCAACAACAACACGGCATGA